In Helianthus annuus cultivar XRQ/B chromosome 3, HanXRQr2.0-SUNRISE, whole genome shotgun sequence, a single window of DNA contains:
- the LOC110929299 gene encoding (R)-mandelonitrile lyase 1, producing MMNFQTILHNVPLLFLLFCIRLQQVYCSVHHDSPPDSGYLLFTYEATDFSPAKAYDYIIIGGGTAGCPLAATLSESYSVLLLERGGSLNTSVLYESNIYQTVLAANDNDSPAQVFDTEDGLQNARARILGGGSMINFGFYSRADDYFYDNAGIKWDMGAVERAYEWVENSIVTRPARLNRFQTSFFTGLVESGVDPDNGFTFDHVQGTKVGGSIFSDSGRRHGAVELLNNANPENLDVLVHAMVDRVIFSTSNPLAAVGVTYHDSNGKYHEVHVKTNGEVILSAGAIGSPQLLLLSGLGPTSYLSSLNIPVVRDHPFVGQFMADHQRTGVNILLPDAITDAGLRVVGIAESGPYIESLAVPPNTPLTSFIPSVGPVSLFNSSVQIIAGKITRPISTGSLHLLSASNVTVSPSVRFNYYNHTEDVNQCWNAVEVIRKLLATTTMEEYKFDGQSFKFIGLPLPEDSSDYETIASFCRDSMGTFWHMHGGCLPNKVVDSNLKVIGVDSLRVVDASTFFNAPGTNPQATTMMLGRYVGVKMLEERAASQGHPFLEYI from the exons ATGATGAACTTTCAAACAATATTGCATAATGTTCCTCTCTTATTTCTCCTATTTTGCATTCGGCTACAACAAGTATATTGTTCTGTTCACCACGATTCTCCTCCAG ATTCAGGTTACCTTCTTTTTACATACGAAGCCACTGATTTCTCTCCTGCGAAAGCTTACGATTACATCATTATCGGTGGAGGGACTGCTGGTTGCCCGTTAGCTGCCACTTTATCAGAATCTTATTCCGTCCTGCTACTTGAGAGGGGCGGTAGTTTGAACACGAGCGTTTTGTATGAAAGTAATATCTATCAGACTGTCCTAGCTGCAAATGATAACGATTCGCCAGCTCAGGTTTTTGATACTGAAGACGGTCTACAGAACGCAAGGGCGAGGATATTGGGAGGCGGTAGCATGATAAATTTTGGGTTTTATTCTAGAGCTGATGACTATTTCTATGATAACGCAGGTATCAAATGGGATATGGGAGCTGTTGAAAGAGCCTACGAGTGGGTAGAAAATAGTATTGTTACTCGTCCAGCACGTTTAAATAGGTTTCAAACTTCTTTCTTTACTGGGTTAGTCGAATCAGGAGTTGATCCTGATAATGGGTTCACATTTGACCATGTTCAAGGAACCAAGGTTGGTGGTTCAATATTCAGTGATTCGGGGAGACGACATGGAGCGGTTGAGCTTCTCAACAATGCCAACCCGGAAAATTTAGATGTGTTGGTTCATGCGATGGTCGACCGGGTGATCTTCTCCACCTCAAACCCTTTAG CTGCGGTTGGAGTAACATACCATGATTCAAATGGAAAATATCATGAAGTTCATGTAAAAACAAATGGAGAGGTAATTTTGAGTGCCGGAGCTATTGGAAGTCCACAACTTTTGCTGCTAAGTGGACTGGGGCCAACTTCATACCTTTCATCCCTcaatattcctgttgttcgggaccATCCTTTCGTTGGGCAGTTCATGGCTGATCATCAACGAACAGGGGTAAATATCTTGCTTCCAGATGCAATAACAGATGCAGGTCTCCGTGTGGTTGGGATTGCTGAAAGTGGACCGTACATCGAGTCACTTGCAGTCCCCCCAAACACACCTCTCACGAGTTTCATACCTTCCGTGGGTCCGGTGTCACTTTTTAACTCAAGTGTGCAGATAATTGCTGGAAAGATTACTAGGCCTATATCAACAGGTTCACTACATCTCTTATCCGCGTCTAATGTAACGGTTAGCCCAAGCGTCCGCTTTAATTACTACAATCACACCGAAGACGTAAATCAATGCTGGAACGCTGTGGAAGTTATTAGAAAATTGTTGGCTACTACAACCATGGAAGAGTACAAATTTGATGGACAAAGTTTCAAATTTATTGGGTTGCCGTTACCTGAGGATTCATCAGATTATGAGACCATTGCGAGTTTTTGTCGTGATAGTATGGGCACATTTTGGCATATGCATGGTGGATGCTTGCCTAACAAGGTTGTTGACAGCAATCTGAAAGTCATCGGGGTTGATTCTTTACGGGTCGTCGACGCTTCAACATTTTTCAACGCTCCAGGAACAAATCCTCAGGCAACAACCATGATGTTGGGTCGGTATGTTGGTGTGAAAATGCTTGAAGAGAGAGCAGCAAGTCAGGGGCATCCGTTCTTAGAGTACATCTAA